In Gossypium raimondii isolate GPD5lz chromosome 12, ASM2569854v1, whole genome shotgun sequence, a single window of DNA contains:
- the LOC105762894 gene encoding uncharacterized protein LOC105762894 isoform X1, which yields MFFDRYGYHGTSFEQSYRCYPASFIEKPQIESGDKIIMPPSALDRLASLHIDYPMLFELRNDAAERASHCGVLEFIAEEGMIYMPYWMMENLLLQEGDIVRVKNVTLPKGTYVKLQPHTKDFLDISNPKAILETTLRNYSCLTTGDSIMVAYNNKKYYIDIIETKPSNAISIIETDCEVDFAPPLDYKEPERPAVPTSSKAHSQVEEAPAETEPKFSAFTGTGRRLDGKPLKQQHPPVSWSGTKDKELAASNRNNRQPSPGASSQSSARQAQGKLVFGSNVSRSKETKQEPGKQAKQEQPEKKEDPKFQPFTGRKYSLKG from the exons ATG TTTTTCGATAGATATGGTTACCATGGGACGTCATTTGAGCAGAGTTATCGATGTTACCCTGCATCTTTCATTGAAAAG CCACAAATTGAAAGCGGTGATAAAA TTATCATGCCTCCATCTGCACTTGATCGCTTGG CATCTCTGCATATTGATTATCCAATGTTATTTGAACTTCGGAATGATGCTGCCGAGCGTGCCTCTCATTGTGGAGTGCTAGAGTTTATCGCAGAAGAAGGCATGATCTATATGCCATATTGG ATGATGGAGAATTTGCTCCTACAGGAGGGAGATATTGTGAGGGTGAAAAATGTAACTCTTCCAAAGGGTACCTATGTGAAATTGCAGCCCCACACAAAGGACTTTTTGGATATTTCAAACCCAAAAGCTAT CTTAGAGACGACACTGAGGAATTATTCCTGTTTAACTACTGGGGACAGTATTATGGTGGCATATAACAATAAAAAGTACTACATAGATATCATAGAGACGAAGCCTTCCAATGCAATAAGTATCATTGAGACTGACTGTGAGGTGGATTTTGCTCCTCCCCTCGATTACAAAGAGCCGGAAAGGCCTGCTGTTCCCACTTCAAGCAAGGCACATTCTCAAG tTGAAGAAGCTCCGGCAGAGACTGAACCAAAGTTCAGTGCCTTCACTGGTACAGGAAGACGGTTGGATGGGAAACCTCTGAAGCAACAGCATCCTCCAGTTTCTTGGTCTGGGACCAAAGACAAGGAACTTGCTGCTTCCAATAGGAATAATAGGCAGCCTTCTCCAGGGGCTAGTTCACAAAGTAGTGCACGCCAGGCTCAGGGCAAGCTGGTATTTGGATCAAATGTCAGCCGTTCTAAGGAAACAAAACAG GAACCCGGAAAACAGGCTAAACAGGAGCAGCCTGAAAAGAAGGAAGATCCCAAGTTCCAGCCATTCACCGGGAGAAAGTACTCGTTAAAGGGTTGA
- the LOC105762891 gene encoding endoglucanase 24 isoform X1 has protein sequence MRPSSLLFLYLIFFHGFSPLVESSYLDYADALSKSILFFEGQRSGFLPQDQRIGWRGNSGLSDGWMYNTDLTGGYYDAGDNVKFGFPMAFTTTMLAWSVIEFGDLMPPNELRNALVAIRWATDYLLKTVSQPNRLFVQIGCVASLTRSMLPLKVGDPNIDHSCWERPEDMDTARSVYAVDAPNPASDVASETAAALAASSMAFRSVDAGYADTLLRNAVQVFQFADNFRGAYSDNAHIRDGACPFYCDFSGYQDELLWGAAWLRRASQDNSYLSYLENNGKTLGADDNINEFGWDNKHAGLNVLVSKEVLDGNMYTLESYKASADSFMCTLIPDSSSSHIEYTPGGLIYKPGGSNLQHATTISFILLVYAKYLDRTSQTVNCGNEFVSPVLLRMQAKKQVDYILGENPMGLSYMVGYSNYFPQRIHHRGSSLPSVKDHPGFIACKDGSIYFNSTNPNPNVLVGAIVGGPGEDDVYGDDRADFRKSEPTTYINAPFVGALAYFAANPNPS, from the exons ATGAGACCCTCAtctcttcttttcctttatcttatttttttccatgGGTTTTCCCCTTTGGTTGAATCCAGCTACCTTGACTACGCCGACGCACTGTCGAAATCCATTCTGTTTTTCGAAGGCCAACGCTCGGGTTTTTTGCCACAAGATCAACGTATAGGATGGAGGGGTAACTCGGGATTGAGCGATGGGTGGATGTACAACACGGACTTAACCGGCGGATACTACGACGCCGGTGACAATGTCAAGTTCGGGTTCCCGATGGCGTTCACCACCACAATGTTGGCCTGGAGTGTGATTGAGTTCGGAGATTTAATGCCGCCAAATGAGCTGAGGAATGCGCTTGTGGCGATTCGTTGGGCCACTGATTATTTACTCAAAACTGTGTCTCAGCCTAACCGGCTTTTCGTTCAG ATAGGATGTGTAGCGTCTCTCACGCGCTCTATGCTACCACTTAAGGTTGGGGATCCAAATATAGACCATAGCTGTTGGGAAAGACCGGAGGATATGGACACGGCCCGGTCTGTTTACGCTGTGGATGCACCGAACCCAGCTTCCGATGTGGCAAGTGAAACGGCGGCCGCTCTCGCAGCTTCATCAATGGCGTTCAGATCAGTAGACGCAGGATATGCGGATACGTTGTTACGGAATGCTGTTCAGGTTTTCCAATTTGCCGATAATTTTAGAGGTGCTTATAGTGACAATGCTCACATTAGGGACGGTGCCTGCCCATTTTACTGTGATTTTAGCGGATACCAA GATGAATTGCTATGGGGAGCAGCATGGTTAAGAAGGGCTTCACAAGACAATTCCTACCTTAGTTACTTGGAAAACAATGGGAAAACCCTTGGTGCTGATGACAATATTAATGAATTTGGGTGGGACAATAAGCATGCTGGATTAAACGTTCTTGTCTCCAAG GAAGTGCTAGATGGAAACATGTACACTCTTGAATCATACAAAGCCTCAGCTGATAGCTTCATGTGCACATTAATCCCCGATTCATCTTCATCCCATATCGAGTATACCCCTGGCGGCCTCATCTACAAGCCCGGAGGCAGCAATTTACAACATGCTACCACCATTTCATTCATCCTCCTCGTTTACGCTAAATACCTCGATCGGACTTCACAAACCGTAAACTGCGGGAACGAATTCGTGTCTCCGGTTTTGCTTCGGATGCAAGCAAAGAAACAAGTTGATTACATCTTAGGTGAGAACCCGATGGGATTATCGTACATGGTTGGTTATAGCAACTATTTCCCGCAACGGATTCATCATCGTGGCTCTTCACTACCCTCGGTTAAAGATCATCCTGGGTTCATTGCTTGCAAGGACGgttccatttattttaattcaaccaACCCTAACCCGAATGTTTTGGTTGGTGCAATAGTGGGAGGGCCTGGAGAAGATGATGTTTATGGCGATGATAGAGCTGATTTTAGGAAATCAGAGCCCACTACTTACATCAATGCACCATTTGTTGGTGCTTTAGCTTACTTTGCAGCCAATCCCAATCCTAGTTAG
- the LOC105762891 gene encoding endoglucanase 24 isoform X2 — protein sequence MRPSSLLFLYLIFFHGFSPLVESSYLDYADALSKSILFFEGQRSGFLPQDQRIGWRGNSGLSDGWMYNTDLTGGYYDAGDNVKFGFPMAFTTTMLAWSVIEFGDLMPPNELRNALVAIRWATDYLLKTVSQPNRLFVQVGDPNIDHSCWERPEDMDTARSVYAVDAPNPASDVASETAAALAASSMAFRSVDAGYADTLLRNAVQVFQFADNFRGAYSDNAHIRDGACPFYCDFSGYQDELLWGAAWLRRASQDNSYLSYLENNGKTLGADDNINEFGWDNKHAGLNVLVSKEVLDGNMYTLESYKASADSFMCTLIPDSSSSHIEYTPGGLIYKPGGSNLQHATTISFILLVYAKYLDRTSQTVNCGNEFVSPVLLRMQAKKQVDYILGENPMGLSYMVGYSNYFPQRIHHRGSSLPSVKDHPGFIACKDGSIYFNSTNPNPNVLVGAIVGGPGEDDVYGDDRADFRKSEPTTYINAPFVGALAYFAANPNPS from the exons ATGAGACCCTCAtctcttcttttcctttatcttatttttttccatgGGTTTTCCCCTTTGGTTGAATCCAGCTACCTTGACTACGCCGACGCACTGTCGAAATCCATTCTGTTTTTCGAAGGCCAACGCTCGGGTTTTTTGCCACAAGATCAACGTATAGGATGGAGGGGTAACTCGGGATTGAGCGATGGGTGGATGTACAACACGGACTTAACCGGCGGATACTACGACGCCGGTGACAATGTCAAGTTCGGGTTCCCGATGGCGTTCACCACCACAATGTTGGCCTGGAGTGTGATTGAGTTCGGAGATTTAATGCCGCCAAATGAGCTGAGGAATGCGCTTGTGGCGATTCGTTGGGCCACTGATTATTTACTCAAAACTGTGTCTCAGCCTAACCGGCTTTTCGTTCAG GTTGGGGATCCAAATATAGACCATAGCTGTTGGGAAAGACCGGAGGATATGGACACGGCCCGGTCTGTTTACGCTGTGGATGCACCGAACCCAGCTTCCGATGTGGCAAGTGAAACGGCGGCCGCTCTCGCAGCTTCATCAATGGCGTTCAGATCAGTAGACGCAGGATATGCGGATACGTTGTTACGGAATGCTGTTCAGGTTTTCCAATTTGCCGATAATTTTAGAGGTGCTTATAGTGACAATGCTCACATTAGGGACGGTGCCTGCCCATTTTACTGTGATTTTAGCGGATACCAA GATGAATTGCTATGGGGAGCAGCATGGTTAAGAAGGGCTTCACAAGACAATTCCTACCTTAGTTACTTGGAAAACAATGGGAAAACCCTTGGTGCTGATGACAATATTAATGAATTTGGGTGGGACAATAAGCATGCTGGATTAAACGTTCTTGTCTCCAAG GAAGTGCTAGATGGAAACATGTACACTCTTGAATCATACAAAGCCTCAGCTGATAGCTTCATGTGCACATTAATCCCCGATTCATCTTCATCCCATATCGAGTATACCCCTGGCGGCCTCATCTACAAGCCCGGAGGCAGCAATTTACAACATGCTACCACCATTTCATTCATCCTCCTCGTTTACGCTAAATACCTCGATCGGACTTCACAAACCGTAAACTGCGGGAACGAATTCGTGTCTCCGGTTTTGCTTCGGATGCAAGCAAAGAAACAAGTTGATTACATCTTAGGTGAGAACCCGATGGGATTATCGTACATGGTTGGTTATAGCAACTATTTCCCGCAACGGATTCATCATCGTGGCTCTTCACTACCCTCGGTTAAAGATCATCCTGGGTTCATTGCTTGCAAGGACGgttccatttattttaattcaaccaACCCTAACCCGAATGTTTTGGTTGGTGCAATAGTGGGAGGGCCTGGAGAAGATGATGTTTATGGCGATGATAGAGCTGATTTTAGGAAATCAGAGCCCACTACTTACATCAATGCACCATTTGTTGGTGCTTTAGCTTACTTTGCAGCCAATCCCAATCCTAGTTAG
- the LOC105762892 gene encoding uncharacterized protein LOC105762892, whose translation MDVEDDTREGLASSIILQSLESTQQGDKISDEDLAWVNSCLVTDTEILERNWSSFKDVLLEIIGDQPEPLDSSATGSNGFLSGTEISIVPAIKEAEAANYSGRTDEDLLVIPVDGDNGINTNNIPIKKRTGTQLQFLQEDSAEMFWGDPFQPTYKENERKDSAVDSGVKSSLSAEEMNSSTADIFRVWDLDIPVDGDNGINTNNIPIKKRTGTELQFLQEDSTEVFRGDPFRPTYKENERKDSAADSGVKSSLSAEEMNSSTVDIFKVWDLDIPDEEDDLIKELNEVAAETTTSFPSMPLPFDDSTALKDLEDETLDNLIAGIADLSLNAEKF comes from the coding sequence ATGGATGTAGAAGATGACACAAGAGAGGGCTTGGCTTCCTCCATTATCCTTCAATCTTTGGAATCCACTCagcagggagataagatttctgatGAGGATTTGGCTTGGGTTAATTCTTGTCTGGTTACAGATACTGAAATTTTGGAAAGAAATTGGTCTTCTTTCAAAGATGTTTTGCTGGAGATCATTGGTGACCAACCTGAGCCACTTGACTCTTCTGCAACTGGAAGCAATGGTTTTCTTAGTGGAACTGAAATCAGTATAGTTCCTGCCATCAAGGAGGCAGAGGCTGCCAATTACTCAGGGAGAACTGATGAAGATCTTCTTGTCATTCCAGTGGATGGAGACAATGGAATAAACACCAACAACATTCCTATCAAAAAGAGGACTGGTACCCAGCTGCAATTTCTTCAGGAAGACTCTGCTGAAATGTTTTGGGGAGATCCTTTCCAACCCACCTACAAGGAGAATGAAAGAAAGGATAGTGCTGTTGATTCAGGAGTTAAATCAAGCTTATCTGCAGAAGAGATGAATTCATCAACAGCGGATATCTTCAGGGTATGGGATTTGGACATTCCAGTAGATGGGGACAATGGAATAAACACCAACAACATTCCTATCAAAAAGAGGACTGGTACTGAGCTGCAATTTCTTCAGGAAGATTCCACTGAAGTGTTTCGGGGAGATCCTTTCCGACCCACCTACAAGGAGAATGAAAGAAAGGATAGTGCTGCTGATTCAGGAGTTAAATCAAGCTTATCTGCAGAAGAGATGAATTCATCAACAGTGGATATCTTCAAGGTATGGGATTTGGACATTCCGGATGAGGAAGATGATCTTATTAAAGAGTTGAACGAGGTTGCTGCAGAGACAACAACTTCCTTTCCATCAATGCCATTGCCTTTTGATGATTCAACAGCATTGAAAGACCTGGAAGATGAAACACTGGATAATTTGATTGCGGGCATTGCAGATCTATCTTTAAACGCTGAAAAGTTTTAG
- the LOC105762897 gene encoding NADH dehydrogenase [ubiquinone] 1 beta subcomplex subunit 9 encodes MSGATTAAYFARRAAQKERVRILYRRALKDTLNWAVHRHLFYQDASDLREKFEANKHVEDLDTIDKMIAAGEATYNKWRHPDPYIVPWAPGGSKFTRNPVPPSGIEILYDYGKEEND; translated from the exons ATGAGCGGAGCCACGACGGCGGCGTATTTTGCTCGAAGAGCAGCTCAGAAAGAGAGGGTTAGGATTCTCTACCGCCGTGCCCTCAAAGATACCCTCAATTGGGCCGTCCATCGCCACCTCTTCTATCAAGAT GCCTCTGATCTTCGCGAAAAATTCGAAGCCAACAAGCATGTG GAAGATCTTGACACAATCGACAAAATGATAGCTGCAGGTGAAGCAACCTATAATAAGTGGCGGCATCCTGATCCTTATATTG TTCCTTGGGCTCCTGGTGGTTCCAAGTTCACTCGAAACCCTGTCCCACCATCTGGG ATTGAGATTTTATATGATTATGGtaaagaagaaaatgattaa
- the LOC105762894 gene encoding uncharacterized protein LOC105762894 isoform X2, translating to MLFELRNDAAERASHCGVLEFIAEEGMIYMPYWMMENLLLQEGDIVRVKNVTLPKGTYVKLQPHTKDFLDISNPKAILETTLRNYSCLTTGDSIMVAYNNKKYYIDIIETKPSNAISIIETDCEVDFAPPLDYKEPERPAVPTSSKAHSQVEEAPAETEPKFSAFTGTGRRLDGKPLKQQHPPVSWSGTKDKELAASNRNNRQPSPGASSQSSARQAQGKLVFGSNVSRSKETKQEPGKQAKQEQPEKKEDPKFQPFTGRKYSLKG from the exons ATGTTATTTGAACTTCGGAATGATGCTGCCGAGCGTGCCTCTCATTGTGGAGTGCTAGAGTTTATCGCAGAAGAAGGCATGATCTATATGCCATATTGG ATGATGGAGAATTTGCTCCTACAGGAGGGAGATATTGTGAGGGTGAAAAATGTAACTCTTCCAAAGGGTACCTATGTGAAATTGCAGCCCCACACAAAGGACTTTTTGGATATTTCAAACCCAAAAGCTAT CTTAGAGACGACACTGAGGAATTATTCCTGTTTAACTACTGGGGACAGTATTATGGTGGCATATAACAATAAAAAGTACTACATAGATATCATAGAGACGAAGCCTTCCAATGCAATAAGTATCATTGAGACTGACTGTGAGGTGGATTTTGCTCCTCCCCTCGATTACAAAGAGCCGGAAAGGCCTGCTGTTCCCACTTCAAGCAAGGCACATTCTCAAG tTGAAGAAGCTCCGGCAGAGACTGAACCAAAGTTCAGTGCCTTCACTGGTACAGGAAGACGGTTGGATGGGAAACCTCTGAAGCAACAGCATCCTCCAGTTTCTTGGTCTGGGACCAAAGACAAGGAACTTGCTGCTTCCAATAGGAATAATAGGCAGCCTTCTCCAGGGGCTAGTTCACAAAGTAGTGCACGCCAGGCTCAGGGCAAGCTGGTATTTGGATCAAATGTCAGCCGTTCTAAGGAAACAAAACAG GAACCCGGAAAACAGGCTAAACAGGAGCAGCCTGAAAAGAAGGAAGATCCCAAGTTCCAGCCATTCACCGGGAGAAAGTACTCGTTAAAGGGTTGA
- the LOC105762896 gene encoding uncharacterized protein LOC105762896, protein MSTLCFLLGRPAEMDDDKFRRRMKKMKRRYSNPTPALLRITVSVVTMVLLLLTICCGFQLTMEPGRYRAIGARAFHVGISTIIFGFLFLIVGLSILADMLLNISEQLPELSGVHQGQQETRTMSKAIRQGLVTVITMFVILWAMYTGFRLTTESGESKQYLLTVSIGVTTILFGLIYFIIGLAIVQELVLEFFTCSQ, encoded by the exons ATGTCTACTCTTTGTTTCCTCTTGGGAAGACCAGCTGAGATGGATGATGATAAATTTAGGAGaaggatgaagaagatgaaacgCAGGTATTCCAACCCTACGCCTGCATTGTTGCGTATTACAGTCTCTGTTGTTACCATGGTGTTGCTCTTATTAACCATCTGCTGCGGTTTCCAATTGACCATGGAACCTGGGCGATACCGCGCCATTGGTGCTCGGGCTTTCCATGTTGGCATCTCCACCATAATCTTCGGCTTTCTCTTCCTGATCGTTGGCCTTTCCATTCTGGCTGACATGCTTTTGAATATATCAGAACAGTTGCCGGAGCTATCTGGCGTCCATCAAG GACAACAGGAGACAAGGACGATGTCAAAAGCAATAAGGCAAGGCCTGGTAACTGTAATCACCATGTTCGTGATATTGTGGGCAATGTACACCGGATTTAGGCTTACAACCGAATCAGGAGAGAGCAAACAATACCTCCTTACGGTTTCCATCGGAGTCACCACCATTTTATTTggcttaatttatttcattatcgGACTCGCTATTGTTCAGGAGCTtgtattagaattttttacCTGTTCTCAATAG